The window AACCTTCTCCTCGAGCGGAGGCTTGTCGCGCTTGAACTTCGGAACGTCCGGGAGGTAGATCCGGTTGGCGAAGAATATGCCCCTCCCCGAGTAGCGGCCGCGGAAGGCTATAACGGAATCGGGCATTATCTGGAAGAACTTCTTGCTCTCCTCGTTGTTGCGGTTTATGAAGACCTTGATTATCCCAGTGCTGTCCTCGACCTCAAACATGAATCCCTTAGCCGTCTCGCGCTTGCTGTTGATGAGACCGATGATGGTTACCTCCTCGTCCCCTCCCACGTAGCCCAGCTTCCCTATGTCTATGACGCTGCCGAGCTCGGGGTTCTCGCGGAGGATTCTGCGCATCTTTCTCAGCCGGCTTTTGAAGTAGTCCGAGTACACCTTGACGATTATCTCGCCCTCCTTGCTGGCGGCGCTCTTGACCTTGGGAACCTCGAACTTCACATTCTTGACGTCGAAGACGAGCTCCCAGTCATCCTCTATCTCCCTCGCACGATAGTGGAAGCCCTCCCTGGGCGCTATAACAACATCCGCGTACGTCGAGTAGCTCTTCTCCTCGGGAACCTCCTCGCCGACGTAGGCTATCGGCACCCCGTAGTCACCGTAAACTATCTTGGGCTTCACACCGTTCCCGTTCTCGTCGGAGTAGTAGGATTCATCGTCAGTGTAACCGTTTCCGTTCTCGGGGAAGGCAGAGCCAGCAACCACGGCCTGGCCCCCTGCGGCTGGTTCGGACCGCAACACAGCACCGTTCTCCATCGGAAACGTCTCGAGGGGGGCATCCTCCCCGGCGGTCCCAGCGGACACGTTTTCCCCAACGGGCCCCTCCCCATCACCGCCGGCAGGCAGAGTTCCAGTGGAAATTAAACTCTCTCCCCCGGAATATTCGGATTGTTCTGGCTCAGATACGCCAAAAGACGCAGTTTCCACCGCAGATTCATCGGGATTTCCAGTGGAAATATAGGTTGGTGGTTCCCCTCCAGAAGAGCCCATCACGTCGCCGGGTTCAGCAACATGAACCCCATCCGGGACCCTCTCAGCAAAATCGGAAGATCCTTCCGGCAGTTCATCAGATTCTCCAGATTCGAGGGGGATTTCTTCGACAGTCTCCTGGAGCTCGGGGGGACCCTCGCCGGCGGGGGGTTCCAGTGGAGCAGGCCCCTTCCCGCCGAGGAACTCCTTCGCAATGGCCGAGTCTATGACAAACGTGCCCCTGGCACGGGCGAACTTTATCAGCTCGGCGAGAGTGAAGTCCTTCTTATAGCTATCCACGAGAAGGTAGTAAGCCGAAGGGGTGATTAGATAGCGATTGGCCATTAAATCCTCGATCAAACCCATCAGAGCAGCCTCCTCTGGCGGGACATGCTCACCGTCAGCATGGTCTGAAGCTGGGAATCGTGTCTGTATATGTTCTTGACCTTATAAGGTGTTACGTTGAGCCTTATCTCCTTCGTCCTGCCGTAGCGGCCCTTGCTGACGACCTTGGCGTTGATGATGCCGAGCATGTCGAGCTCGTTTATCAGGTCGCTCACGCGCCTCTGGGTAAGGGGTTCGAGGTCGATGTGGTCGCAGAGGGACATGTAAACCGAGTAAACGTCGCCCGTGTTGGCGGGCAGTTCGCCGTTCTCGTCCAGGAGGACTATTGCGTAGAGCAGAACCTTCGAGTGGAGCGGAAGGGTCTTTATGACCTCCTCCATGGTGTCCTGTTCTATCTTCTCCTGGGCCTTCCAGACGTGCCTCTCCGTGACCTTGCTCGCGCCCTCGCGCTCCGCTATCTCACCCGCAACGCGGAGCAGGTCAAGGGCCCTTCTCGCGTCGCCGTGCTCCCTCGCGGCCAGGGCGGCACACAGGGGGACGACGCCGTCGTCGAGAACGCCCTCGTTGAATGCGTCGCCCGCACGCTGCATCAGAATATCCCTGAGCTGGTTGGCATCGTACGGGGGAAAGACGACCTCCTCCTCGCTCAGGCTCGAGAGGACGCGCGCATCGAGGTACTCCTTGAATTTGAGGTCGTTTGAGATGCCTATGATGCTCACCTTCGCAAGGCCCAGCTCGGTGTTTATCCTCGTGAGGGAGTAGAGGATGTCATCGCCGCTCTTTTTGATTAACTTGTCAATCTCGTCCAGGACTATTATGACAAAGCGCTCACGGGCGTCGATTACCTCCTTGAGCCGGGCATAAACCTCATCTGTGGGCCAGCCCACGAGGGGAACCTCAACGCCGCTCTCGTTCTTAAAGTGGTTCACGATGTTCGCCAGAACGCGGTACTGGGTGTCCACTATCTCGCAATTGATATAGATAACGTCCACCGGAATCTCATACTTATCGGATATCCTCTTCAGCTCGTCGGTAACGAATTTTATGGTAACCGTCTTGCCCGTTCCCGTCTTCCCGTACACAAAAACATTCGAAGGCGTCTCGCCACGGAGGACGGGAACCAGAATATGAGCCAGCTCCTCAATCTGCTCGCGCCTGTGGGGGAGCTCCTTAGGGGTATAACTGTGTCTGAGAACCTCTTTATTCTTGAATATCTTCTTGGCGTGAAGGTACTTCTCGAAGATTGAATCAATGTAATTGTCGTCCATTCTCACCACCCATTCCAATGGAAATCCAGGCCGGTTATTGATTATTGTGCAAACCCAAATGATTGATTTTGCCAATTAAGCGATTAAAGACATTTAGTATTGACTATTTCCCATAGTCATTTGCCAGATTTTGAACATCAGACACATATTCCAGAGGAAGCACTGGATGCAGAGGAAAGCATAGATATTCGAGGTCATGGGTTTATATGCGTTGTTGAACAGGGGGATGTAAAAAGAGGATGAGAAAACAGAAGAGATGATCAAAGAGAACCAGCCAGCGTCACGCCTCTTCCGGCCCAGATTTTTCCCGGGTGACCTCAAGAACGGAATCCAGAAGCCCCCTTGCTTCCGCTTCGTCGAGTCCGACTTTAACGGTCAGGAACTCCATGAGCTGCTCGTAGGTGTAACCCTTCTCCACCCTCTCCAGGAGCATGTAGAGTATGCGGTCGAAGACCCTCTCCACAAATTCCTCCTCAAGACCCAGGGCCTCCACGCCGGACAGAAGTCCTATCGCCAGGGCGGTGAGGGCGTCGTTGAACTCCTCCTTGCCAAGGGTCTTCTTGTCGAGGTCAACACGGATGTTGACGACGTCGTTGGGCCTCCCAAGGCTGAACTTCATCATGTATATCCTATCGTTCAGCTCAAGAAGGGTGTGGTAAACGTAGAGCCTGTCCTCATCGTTCATGCCGTAGGTCTCAAGGCTCGTCGGGATCACAAGGTGAACAAACC of the Thermococcus sp. JdF3 genome contains:
- a CDS encoding DNA-directed DNA polymerase II small subunit produces the protein MGLIEDLMANRYLITPSAYYLLVDSYKKDFTLAELIKFARARGTFVIDSAIAKEFLGGKGPAPLEPPAGEGPPELQETVEEIPLESGESDELPEGSSDFAERVPDGVHVAEPGDVMGSSGGEPPTYISTGNPDESAVETASFGVSEPEQSEYSGGESLISTGTLPAGGDGEGPVGENVSAGTAGEDAPLETFPMENGAVLRSEPAAGGQAVVAGSAFPENGNGYTDDESYYSDENGNGVKPKIVYGDYGVPIAYVGEEVPEEKSYSTYADVVIAPREGFHYRAREIEDDWELVFDVKNVKFEVPKVKSAASKEGEIIVKVYSDYFKSRLRKMRRILRENPELGSVIDIGKLGYVGGDEEVTIIGLINSKRETAKGFMFEVEDSTGIIKVFINRNNEESKKFFQIMPDSVIAFRGRYSGRGIFFANRIYLPDVPKFKRDKPPLEEKVYAILLSDIHVGSNKFCEKAFERFLEWLNGEVNNRAEEELVSRIKYMIIAGDVVDGIGIYPGQYNELEIPDIFDQYAALANLLRNVPDHITMFIGPGNHDAARTALPQPGFYDEYARPLKKLKNAVMISNPAVVRLHGRDFLIAHGRGIEDVVSFIPNRSHHRPAEAMLDLLKLRHLAPTFGEKVPVAPDSEDTLVIESVPDLFQAGHVHVMQYKMYNGVFLINTGTWQAQTEFQKMVNIMPTPARVPIIDVETARLRAVVGFDQYCEGV
- a CDS encoding ORC1-type DNA replication protein is translated as MDDNYIDSIFEKYLHAKKIFKNKEVLRHSYTPKELPHRREQIEELAHILVPVLRGETPSNVFVYGKTGTGKTVTIKFVTDELKRISDKYEIPVDVIYINCEIVDTQYRVLANIVNHFKNESGVEVPLVGWPTDEVYARLKEVIDARERFVIIVLDEIDKLIKKSGDDILYSLTRINTELGLAKVSIIGISNDLKFKEYLDARVLSSLSEEEVVFPPYDANQLRDILMQRAGDAFNEGVLDDGVVPLCAALAAREHGDARRALDLLRVAGEIAEREGASKVTERHVWKAQEKIEQDTMEEVIKTLPLHSKVLLYAIVLLDENGELPANTGDVYSVYMSLCDHIDLEPLTQRRVSDLINELDMLGIINAKVVSKGRYGRTKEIRLNVTPYKVKNIYRHDSQLQTMLTVSMSRQRRLL
- a CDS encoding DNA-binding protein gives rise to the protein MDDIETQILEWLRTGREDAADIVDLPWDVKAVDESVYVAEHPKMPFTLVVMFSDGFVHLVIPTSLETYGMNDEDRLYVYHTLLELNDRIYMMKFSLGRPNDVVNIRVDLDKKTLGKEEFNDALTALAIGLLSGVEALGLEEEFVERVFDRILYMLLERVEKGYTYEQLMEFLTVKVGLDEAEARGLLDSVLEVTREKSGPEEA